The genomic window AAAAAAGATATAAAAACAATAATTGAGCAGCTTTCAGAAATTGAAATGACTGAATGTGCGGTTAAATACATTTTTAACAAAACTAACAGGTTCAGACAAATAGTCAAACTGATAAACAAAGCAGAAACAATAGCTCATGCAAACGGTTTAAGCACAATTGATGAGATAACAATTAAGGAGTTTGTACATAATGACGGCGAAGAAACTGACAAAGCTGGCTAAAAGGCTTAAAATATTCACTTTTGAAGAATTTTTAATCATGTCGGGGGAATATCCATTATCAGGAGGTTTGATAAAGTTTATCAGTCAGATTGAGAAAAACCAGCCAAAAACGGCTGGTTTTAATTTTTTTCGCAAAATCCCTGATATTATTCTCATTCTAACTGATAGTAAATTCATATTGACTTCTGTGTCTATCTTTTAAGAATTATAAACTACTTCCGACAAGCGGTGGAAAAATTTTCTGTACTTGGAGTTTAAATATCAATAAATATGTGATACAATAATATCATTGAAATACAATAAGGAGATTCTGTATGGCAATTAATAAAAATATGATGTCTTTAAGACTTCCTGAAGAAACTAAAACCAAATTGGAATTGTTAGCAGAAGCAACAGATCGAAATAAGTCAACTCTTGTACTTGAAGCTATTGATAACTATTTAGATACGCAATCTTGGCAAATATCAGCTATTCAAGAAGGAATAAAACAGCTTGATAATGGTGAATATGTAGCATTTGATGATGTAAAAGCGAAATGGGTTAATAAGAAAGCAGATAATCAATGAAAATAATATTATCTCCATTAGCGAATCAGGATTTGGATGAGATTGAATCATACATATTTAAAGATAACCCTGCAGCAGCTGTTGATGTAATTTTAAGAATATTAGATAAAATACAAAACGTAATACGTCTAAACCCTTCGATAGGAAGAAAAGGCAGGATATTAGGCAGTAGGGAATTTGTAATGCCTGACTTGCCATATATAATTCCTTATAGGGTAAAAGATGATGTATTGGAAGTTATTAGAGTAATTCACACTAGTGTTCAGTTAAGTTAAAAGTTTAGAACAAATTTTCTTTTTTCACGTCTT from bacterium includes these protein-coding regions:
- a CDS encoding ribbon-helix-helix protein, CopG family; amino-acid sequence: MAINKNMMSLRLPEETKTKLELLAEATDRNKSTLVLEAIDNYLDTQSWQISAIQEGIKQLDNGEYVAFDDVKAKWVNKKADNQ
- a CDS encoding type II toxin-antitoxin system RelE/ParE family toxin, which codes for MKIILSPLANQDLDEIESYIFKDNPAAAVDVILRILDKIQNVIRLNPSIGRKGRILGSREFVMPDLPYIIPYRVKDDVLEVIRVIHTSVQLS